In Hippoglossus stenolepis isolate QCI-W04-F060 chromosome 21, HSTE1.2, whole genome shotgun sequence, one DNA window encodes the following:
- the msl1b gene encoding male-specific lethal 1 homolog isoform X1: protein MTLRSTLFPKTGSKQSTDTIDFDITHFGAATVSPLILRREPCDFLLHVQDVQGGHIPSKSQVLDQIYMTSKVALAATVAEVVQGDNKTVGVLSPVRPMGGEGTPVKGKPLSVDNMDNPQMAVNNNPKDAGAEDSGKGVVPGVVGTASIELSSEGKWRNIRKTPANPHTQANCLRQILLLQLDLIEQQQQQLQSKDKEIDELKSDKETLLARIERMERRLQLTRKDPPRDKRLFQPLEPWTPDKEDMWDLDVEESPQPNQANPLPFSRGGKGQKRKSCFGDAKVQKSRGKSAKLSPHKAEMQPGSPNQRELRSKETPEKMGPMRSGAERDILLPCKEEPELNCQMEDLPFMSTTEMYLCCWNQPPLSPLRETSPKKEEEVASEWTPHVVHDMLIVFPSWRENYIEPLEDDSSNSVEPMDDGVFLKRHAKLELDEKRRKRWDIQRIREQRMFQRLQQRMNRKKIVQETEPEVSSFYPDTEDVEAIVITPFLPVVAFGRPLPKLAQQNFELPWLDDRSRCRIEVPKKHTPHRTCRK from the exons ATGACTCTGAGATCCACGCTGTTTCCAAAGACGGGATCCAAGCAGAGCACCGACACCATCGACTTCGACATCACGCACTTCGGGGCCGCCACCGTGAGTCCGCTGATCCTGCGGAGGGAGCCGTGCgacttcctcctccatgtgcAAGACGTGCAGGGCGGCCACATCCCGAGCAAGTCACAGGTCTTAGACCAGATTTACATGACAAGCAAAGTCGCCCTCGCCGCCACAGTTGCAGAAGTAGTTCAGGGTGACAATAAAACTGTGGGGGTGTTGTCCCCTGTCAGACCAATGGGGGGTGAGGGAACCCCGGTGAAAGGTAAACCCCTCTCTGTTGACAACATGGATAACCCTCAGATGGCTGTGAACAATAACCCCAAGGATGCTGGGGCCGAGGACAGCGGCAAGGGGGTTGTCCCCGGAGTCGTCGGCACCGCATCCATTGAACTCTCGTCTGAGGGCAAGTGGAGGAACATCAGGAAGACCCCTGCCAATCCCCACACGCAGGCCAACTGCCTCCGACAGatcctgctcctgcagctggatCTCAttgaacaacagcagcagcagctgcagtccaAGGACAAGGAGATAGATGAGCTCAAATCAGACAAAGAGACG TTGCTCGCTCGCATTGAGCGCATGGAGCGTCGCCTTCAACTCACGAGAAAGGACCCACCGCGGGATAAGCGACTGTTCCAGCCCCTGGAGCCTTGGACCCCTGACAAAGAGGACATGTGGGAtctggatgtggaggagagtccACAGCCCAACCAAGCCAACCCACTCCCCTTTAGTCGGGGGGGCAAAGGTCAAAAGAG GAAGTCTTGTTTTGGAGATGCAAAGGTCCAGAAATCCCGGGGCAAGAGTGCAAAGCTCAGCCCCCACAAAGCTGAAATGCAGCCCGGTTCTCCGAATCAGAGAGAGCTGCGTAGTAAGGAAACCCCAGAGAAGATGGGTCCCATGAGGTCTGGGGCAGAAAGGGACATTTTGCTTCCGTGCAAAGAGGAGCCTGAGCTGAACTGCCAGATGGAAGACCTGCCCTTCATGTCTACCACAGAGATGTATCTGTGTTGCTGGAACcaacctcctctctcccctctgcgGGAGACTTCTCctaaaaaggaggaagaggtggccAGTGAGTGGACTCCTCATGTAGTACATGATATGCTGATTGTTT TTCCATCCTGGAGAGAAAACTACATCGAGCCCTTGGAGGACGACTCCTCCAACTCAGTGgag CCGATGGATGACGGCGTGTTTTTGAAACGCCATGCAAAGCTCGAGttggatgaaaagaggaggaaaag ATGGGACATCCAGCGAATCAGAGAGCAGCGCATGTTCCAGCGTCTGCAGCAGCGCATGAACAGGAAGAAAATCGTCCAGGAAACCGAGCCGGAGGTTTCATCCTTCTATCCCGACACTGAAGATG TTGAAGCTATAGTGATCACTCCTTTCTTGCCTGTGGTTGCGTTTGGACGACCGTTGCCCAAACTCGCACAACA GAACTTTGAGCTGCCTTGGCTGGACGACCGGAGCCGGTGTCGCATCGAAGTtcccaaaaaacacacacctcaccGGACCTGTCGGAAGTGA
- the snf8 gene encoding vacuolar-sorting protein SNF8 — protein MRRRGVGAGAVAKKKLAEAKYKERGNVLAEDQIVQMSKQLETFKSNLEEFASKHKQEIRKSSQFRVQFQEMCATIGVDPLASGKGFWSEMLGVGDFYYELGVQIIEVCLALKHRNGGLITLNELHQRVLKGRGKYAQDVSQDDLMRAIKKLKVMGNGFGMIPVGGSYLVQSVPAELNMDHTVVLQLAEKKGFVTVSEIKEGLKWEKERACHVLDHLLKEGLAWVDSQAAGESQYWFPALFSELTSRDVTPEEANQMTP, from the exons ATGCGTCGCAGAGGAGTCGGAGCCGGAGCTGTGGCTAAGAAGAAGCTAGCGGAG GCCAAATACAAAGAAAGAGGAAACGTTCTGGCAGAAGATCAGATCGTTCAG ATGTCCAAACAGCTGGAGACGTTCAAATCCAACCTGGAGGAGTTCGCCAGCAAACACAAGCAGGAAATTCGAAAGAGCTCCCAGTTCAGGGTTCAGTTTCAGGAAATGTGTGCGACCATCGGAGTTGACCCTCTGGCCT CTGGGAAAGGTTTTTGGTCGGAGATGCTCGGCGTCGGTGACTTCTACTACGAGCTCGGTGTTCAGATTATTGAAGTGTGCCTGGCGCTGAAACACAGAAATGGAG GGCTCATTACTTTGAATGAACTCCATCAGAGAGTACTGAAGGGAAGAGGTAAATACGCTCAGGATGTGAGCCA AGACGACTTGATGAGAGCGATAAAGAAACTGAAGGTGATGGGGAATGGTTTTGGGATGATTCCTGTCGGTGGGTCCTACTTGGTGCAGTCAGTTCCAGCAGAGCTCAACATGGATCATACTGTGGTTCTGCAGCTCGCCGAG AAAAAGGGATTCGTCACAGTGAGTGAGATCAAGGAAGGTCTCAAATGGGAGAAGGAGCGAGCTTGTCACGTTCTG GATCACCTGCTGAAAGAAGGTTTGGCCTGGGTGGACTCTCAGGCAGCCGGGGAGTCGCAGTACTGGTTTCCTGCTCTCTTCTCCGAGCTCACATCCCGGGACGTCACACCAGAGGAGGCCAATCAGATGACACCTTAA
- the msl1b gene encoding male-specific lethal 1 homolog isoform X2, protein MTLRSTLFPKTGSKQSTDTIDFDITHFGAATVSPLILRREPCDFLLHVQDVQGGHIPSKSQVLDQIYMTSKVALAATVAEVVQGDNKTVGVLSPVRPMGGEGTPVKGKPLSVDNMDNPQMAVNNNPKDAGAEDSGKGVVPGVVGTASIELSSEGKWRNIRKTPANPHTQANCLRQILLLQLDLIEQQQQQLQSKDKEIDELKSDKETLLARIERMERRLQLTRKDPPRDKRLFQPLEPWTPDKEDMWDLDVEESPQPNQANPLPFSRGGKGQKRKSCFGDAKVQKSRGKSAKLSPHKAEMQPGSPNQRELRSKETPEKMGPMRSGAERDILLPCKEEPELNCQMEDLPFMSTTEMYLCCWNQPPLSPLRETSPKKEEEVAIPSWRENYIEPLEDDSSNSVEPMDDGVFLKRHAKLELDEKRRKRWDIQRIREQRMFQRLQQRMNRKKIVQETEPEVSSFYPDTEDVEAIVITPFLPVVAFGRPLPKLAQQNFELPWLDDRSRCRIEVPKKHTPHRTCRK, encoded by the exons ATGACTCTGAGATCCACGCTGTTTCCAAAGACGGGATCCAAGCAGAGCACCGACACCATCGACTTCGACATCACGCACTTCGGGGCCGCCACCGTGAGTCCGCTGATCCTGCGGAGGGAGCCGTGCgacttcctcctccatgtgcAAGACGTGCAGGGCGGCCACATCCCGAGCAAGTCACAGGTCTTAGACCAGATTTACATGACAAGCAAAGTCGCCCTCGCCGCCACAGTTGCAGAAGTAGTTCAGGGTGACAATAAAACTGTGGGGGTGTTGTCCCCTGTCAGACCAATGGGGGGTGAGGGAACCCCGGTGAAAGGTAAACCCCTCTCTGTTGACAACATGGATAACCCTCAGATGGCTGTGAACAATAACCCCAAGGATGCTGGGGCCGAGGACAGCGGCAAGGGGGTTGTCCCCGGAGTCGTCGGCACCGCATCCATTGAACTCTCGTCTGAGGGCAAGTGGAGGAACATCAGGAAGACCCCTGCCAATCCCCACACGCAGGCCAACTGCCTCCGACAGatcctgctcctgcagctggatCTCAttgaacaacagcagcagcagctgcagtccaAGGACAAGGAGATAGATGAGCTCAAATCAGACAAAGAGACG TTGCTCGCTCGCATTGAGCGCATGGAGCGTCGCCTTCAACTCACGAGAAAGGACCCACCGCGGGATAAGCGACTGTTCCAGCCCCTGGAGCCTTGGACCCCTGACAAAGAGGACATGTGGGAtctggatgtggaggagagtccACAGCCCAACCAAGCCAACCCACTCCCCTTTAGTCGGGGGGGCAAAGGTCAAAAGAG GAAGTCTTGTTTTGGAGATGCAAAGGTCCAGAAATCCCGGGGCAAGAGTGCAAAGCTCAGCCCCCACAAAGCTGAAATGCAGCCCGGTTCTCCGAATCAGAGAGAGCTGCGTAGTAAGGAAACCCCAGAGAAGATGGGTCCCATGAGGTCTGGGGCAGAAAGGGACATTTTGCTTCCGTGCAAAGAGGAGCCTGAGCTGAACTGCCAGATGGAAGACCTGCCCTTCATGTCTACCACAGAGATGTATCTGTGTTGCTGGAACcaacctcctctctcccctctgcgGGAGACTTCTCctaaaaaggaggaagaggtggccA TTCCATCCTGGAGAGAAAACTACATCGAGCCCTTGGAGGACGACTCCTCCAACTCAGTGgag CCGATGGATGACGGCGTGTTTTTGAAACGCCATGCAAAGCTCGAGttggatgaaaagaggaggaaaag ATGGGACATCCAGCGAATCAGAGAGCAGCGCATGTTCCAGCGTCTGCAGCAGCGCATGAACAGGAAGAAAATCGTCCAGGAAACCGAGCCGGAGGTTTCATCCTTCTATCCCGACACTGAAGATG TTGAAGCTATAGTGATCACTCCTTTCTTGCCTGTGGTTGCGTTTGGACGACCGTTGCCCAAACTCGCACAACA GAACTTTGAGCTGCCTTGGCTGGACGACCGGAGCCGGTGTCGCATCGAAGTtcccaaaaaacacacacctcaccGGACCTGTCGGAAGTGA